A region from the Benincasa hispida cultivar B227 chromosome 10, ASM972705v1, whole genome shotgun sequence genome encodes:
- the LOC120088679 gene encoding cytochrome P450 89A2-like has translation VQVQKWTWLLIVIISLSVCFLIISIFNKFPSSTKLPPGPPSIPILTSFLWLCRSPLQIESLLRSFVAKYGRILTLPIGASPAIFIADCSIAHKSLVQNAALFADRPPALATNKIISTHQYNLASAPYGPLWRLLRRNLTSQILRPFRIKAYARARKWVLDLLLNRFLSHSRSGTAVCVVHHFHYAMFCLLALMYFGDTLDESRIKGIENVQREMLINLPRFVVLNFWPKLTNILFHYRKVIFSQLRRKQEKVLIPLINARKKAKQERENREKSAEIEEEDDGEFVVSYIDTLLELELPDEKRKLTNDEMVTLCSEFLNAGTDTTSTALQWIMANLVKYPEIQNKLFSEMKGVMGDGSREEVKEEDLGKLPYLKAVVLEGLRRHPPVHFVIPHAVKEDTELENYVIPKNGSVSFMVAEMGWDPKVWENPMEFKPERFMKSSEEEEEEMAGFDVTGSKEIKMMPFRAGRRICPAIGLAMLHLEYFIANLVWRFRWQAVDEDGVDLAEMIEFTVVMKKPLKVNIYSRF, from the coding sequence GTCCAAGTTCAGAAATGGACTTGGTTGCTCATAGTCATCATCTCCCTCTCTGTTTGTTTCCTCATAATCTCCATTTTTAACAAATTCCCCAGCTCCACCAAGCTCCCACCAGGTCCTCCTTCAATCCCCATCCTCACCAGTTTCCTATGGCTCTGCAGATCACCACTCCAAATCGAGTCTCTGTTGCGCAGTTTCGTCGCCAAATATGGCCGCATCCTCACCCTCCCCATCGGCGCCAGCCCCGCCATCTTCATCGCCGACTGCTCTATCGCCCACAAATCCCTTGTCCAAAATGCCGCTCTCTTCGCCGACCGCCCACCGGCCCTCGCCACGAACAAGATCATCTCCACCCATCAATACAACCTTGCCTCTGCTCCTTACGGCCCACTCTGGCGTCTCCTCCGCCGTAATCTCACTTCCCAAATCCTCCGTCCTTTCCGTATCAAGGCCTACGCCCGTGCTCGCAAGTGGGTTTTGGATCTTCTTCTTAATCGCTTTCTCTCTCACTCCAGATCTGGAACTGCCGTCTGCGTTGTCCATCATTTTCACTACGCTATGTTCTGTTTGTTGGCGTTGATGTACTTTGGGGATACGCTTGACGAATCCCGGATCAAGGGAATTGAGAACGTGCAGCGTGAGATGCTTATAAATCTTCCGCGTTTCGTTGTCCTTAATTTTTGGCCAAAATTAACCAACATTTTGTTTCATTATCGGAAAGTGATATTTTCGCAGCTCAGAAGAAAGCAAGAGAAGGTCCTAATCCCTCTAATCAACGCCAGAAAAAAGGCCAAGCAAGAAAGAGAAAACAGAGAAAAAAGCgctgaaattgaagaagaagatgatggtgAATTCGTGGTGTCATATATTGATACGCTGCTCGAATTGGAACTCCCCGACGAGAAGAGAAAGCTTACTAACGACGAAATGGTCACTTTATGCTCCGAGTTTCTCAACGCCGGCACGGACACTACCTCGACGGCATTGCAGTGGATAATGGCGAATTTAGTGAAATACCCAGAAATCCAAAACAAGCTTTTTTCAGAGATGAAAGGAGTAATGGGAGATGGATCAAGGGAGGAGGTGAAGGAAGAGGATTTGGGGAAACTTCCATATTTGAAAGCAGTGGTTTTAGAAGGATTAAGAAGACACCCACCAGTACATTTCGTGATACCACACGCAGTAAAAGAAGATACAGAGTTGGAAAATTATGTGATACCAAAGAATGGGAGTGTGAGTTTCATGGTGGCGGAGATGGGTTGGGATCCAAAAGTGTGGGAAAATCCGATGGAGTTTAAGCCGGAGAGGTTCATGAAGAGCAgcgaagaggaagaagaagaaatggcgGGGTTTGATGTAACAGGGAGCAAAGAGATTAAGATGATGCCGTTCAGAGCAGGGAGGAGAATATGTCCAGCGATCGGTCTAGCAATGCTTCATTTGGAATATTTCATTGCCAATTTGGTATGGCGGTTTCGATGGCAGGCGGTGGATGAAGACGGCGTCGATCTAGCGGAGATGATAGAGTTCACCGTCGTCATGAAAAAGCCTCTCAAAGTTAATATATACTCCAGATTTTAG
- the LOC120089304 gene encoding uncharacterized protein LOC120089304 encodes MEVGCRHGSIDSIVGFSDPIVYLPDLLVGLPIQLSTLYFCQIRRLNSVRSAITTFPVYVSASNLLSSFAVFKVMTILSALVGWAAPNLWIKHMASQGRSPTLSIFSKMETCKAQYKK; translated from the exons ATGGAGGTGGGTTGTCGGCATGGATCTATAGATTCAATTGTGGGTTTTTCCGATCCGATCGTCTATTTGCCCGATCTACTCGTGGGTCTTCCAATCCAGTTGTCGACGTTGTATTTTTGTCAGATCCGCCGTCTCAACTCTGTCAGATCTGCCATCACTACTTTCCCAGTCTATGTTAGTGCTTCTAACTTACTCAGTAGCTTTGCTGTTTTTAAGGTTATGACCATTCTTTCTGCTCTGGTTGGCTGGGCTGCACCAAATTTG tGGATTAAACACATGGCAAGCCAAGGACGATCTCCAACACTATcgatcttctccaaaatggaaacctgtaaag ctcaatacaaaaaatga
- the LOC120088745 gene encoding protein SICKLE, with amino-acid sequence MEESEKRRERLRAMRMEAAQADVANYVETSLPSHLSNPLVESSGTMIGQLAPCTAPRFDYYTNPMAAFSTSKKREKIENQPVSDNYVPYHHNTSSATYLPPNVSGLRNPEMSPSSTHQFHQYSPDQRTFYARGVSGSGGHGSPAMPRPFPMDQGAHMWHGPRRPLVNQFPSHPPRMSSPSHVSGQIGNSYTNPTQDRVNTHSSSPSPGYQGSFSPGRGGHGHRGNMTPSPRFGSGRGAGSHGRHSLSDKSSGPEQFYNASMLEDPWKVLQPGIWTTIPSLNPSDSWISKFGTKKARVSNSSSGRSSCQPSLAEYLAASFKEAVEDAPNE; translated from the exons ATGGAAGAATCTGAAAAACGAAGGGAGAGACTGAGAGCAATGCGAATGGAAGCTGCTCAGGCCGATGTGGCTAATTATGTCGAAACTTCTCTGCCCAGTCATCTTTCTAATCCATTGGTTGAGTCCTCAGGCACCATGATAGGGCAATTAGCTCCATGTACAGCCCCAAGATTTGACTATTACACAAACCCTATGGCAGCATTTTCTACTAgcaagaagagagagaagattGAGAATCAACCTGTGTCTGATAATTATGTTCCTTACCACCATAATACTTCTTCAGCAACTTATCTTCCACCAAATGTTTCAG GATTGAGAAACCCTGAAATGTCTCCCTCTTCTACTCATCAATTCCATCAATATTCACCTGATCAGAGAACGTTCTATGCACGAGGTGTTAGTGGTTCCGGTGGCCATGGTAGCCCAGCAATGCCTAGACCTTTTCCCATGGATCAAGGAGCTCATATGTGGCATGGACCAAGAAGGCCACTTGTGAACCAGTTCCCTAGCCATCCACCAAGGATGAGTTCCCCCAGCCATGTCTCTGGACAAATAGGTAACTCTTACACCAATCCAACTCAAGACAGGGTTAATACCCATAGTTCAAGCCCAAGTCCAGGGTATCAAGGCAGTTTCAGTCCAGGTAGAGGCGGCCATGGACATCGTGGCAATATGACCCCTAGTCCAAGATTTGGCTCTGGACGAGGTGCTGGTTCTCATGGTCGTCATTCTTTGTCAGATAAATCATCTGGACCGGAACAATTTTACAATGCCTCCATGCTTGAAGATCCTTGGAAGGTTCTGCAGCCTGGTATTTGGACGACGATTCCTTCGTTGAACCCTTCAGATTCTTGGATTTCAAAGTTTGGTACAAAGAAAGCAAGAGTTTCAAATTCTTCTTCTGGCAGGTCAAGCTGTCAACCTAGCCTTGCCGAGTACCTGGCTGCCTCCTTCAAAGAAGCAGTCGAGGATGCACCAAATGAGTGA